A stretch of the Pan troglodytes isolate AG18354 chromosome 20, NHGRI_mPanTro3-v2.0_pri, whole genome shotgun sequence genome encodes the following:
- the FEM1A gene encoding protein fem-1 homolog A: MDLRTAVYNAARDGKLQLLQKLLSGRSREELDELTGEVAGGGTPLLIAARYGHLDVVEYLVDRCGASVEAGGSVHFDGETIEGAPPLWAASAAGHLDVVRSLLRRGASVNRTTRTNSTPLRAACFDGHLEVVRYLVGEHQADLEVANRHGHTCLMISCYKGHREIARYLLEQGAQVNRRSAKGNTALHDCAESGSLEILQLLLGCKARMERDGYGMTPLLAASVTGHTNIVEYLIQEQPGQEQVAEGEAQPGLPQEDPSTSQGCAQPQGAPCCSSSPEEPPNGESYESCCPTSREAAVEALELLGATYVDKKRDLLGALKHWRRAMELRHQGGEYLPKPEPPQLVLAYDYSREVNTTEELEALITDPDEMRMQALLIRERILGPSHPDTSYYIRYRGAVYADSGNFERCIRLWKYALDMQQSNLEPLSPMTASSFLSFAELFSYVLQDRAAKGSLGTQIGFADLMGVLTKGVREVERALQLPREPGDSAQFTKALAIILHLLYLLEKVECTPSQEHLKHQTVYRLLKCAPRGKNGFTPLHMAVDKDTTNVGRYPVGRFPSLHVVKVLLDCGADPDSRDFDNNTPLHIAAQNNCPAIMNALIEAGAHMDATNAFKKTAYELLDEKLLARGTMQPFNYVTLQCLAARALDKNKIPYKGFIPEDLEAFIELH; the protein is encoded by the coding sequence ATGGACCTCCGCACCGCCGTGTACAACGCCGCCCGTGATGGCAAGCTGCAGCTGCTCCAGAAGCTGCTCAGCGGCCGGAGCCGGGAGGAACTGGACGAGCTGACGGGCGAGGTGGCCGGCGGGGGAACGCCGCTACTCATCGCCGCCCGCTACGGCCACCTGGACGTGGTGGAGTACCTGGTGGACCGGTGCGGCGCGAGCGTGGAGGCCGGTGGCTCGGTGCACTTCGATGGCGAGACCATCGAGGGCGCGCCGCCGCTGTGGGCCGCCTCCGCAGCCGGCCACCTGGACGTGGTGCGGAGCCTGCTGCGCCGCGGGGCCTCGGTGAACCGCACCACGCGCACCAACTCCACGCCTCTCCGCGCCGCCTGCTTCGACGGCCACCTGGAGGTGGTGCGCTACCTGGTCGGCGAGCACCAGGCCGACCTGGAGGTGGCCAACCGGCACGGCCACACGTGCCTCATGATCTCGTGCTACAAGGGCCACCGTGAGATTGCCCGCTACCTGCTGGAGCAGGGCGCCCAGGTGAACCGGCGCAGCGCCAAGGGCAACACGGCCCTGCATGACTGCGCCGAGTCCGGCAGCCTGGAGatcctgcagctgctgctggggtGCAAGGCCCGCATGGAACGTGACGGCTACGGCATGACCCCGCTGCTCGCGGCCAGCGTGACGGGCCACACCAACATCGTGGAGTACCTCATCCAGGAGCAGCCCGGCCAGGAGCAGGTCGCAGAGGGAGAGGCTCAGCCTGGGCTGCCCCAAGAAGACCCCTCCACCAGCCAGGGGTGTGCGCAGCCTCAGGGGGCTCCGTGCTGCAGCTCCTCCCCGGAGGAACCACCGAACGGGGAATCTTACGAAAGCTGCTGTCCCACGAGCCGGGAAGCTGCCGTGGAAGCCTTGGAATTGCTGGGAGCTACGTATGTGGATAAGAAACGAGATCTGCTTGGGGCCCTTAAACACTGGAGGCGGGCCATGGAGCTGCGTCACCAGGGGGGCGAGTACCTGCCCAAACCGGAGCCCCCGCAGCTGGTCCTGGCCTATGACTATTCCAGGGAGGTCAACACCACCGAGGAGCTGGAGGCGCTGATCACCGACCCGGATGAGATGCGCATGCAGGCCCTGTTGATCCGGGAGCGCATCCTCGGTCCCTCGCACCCGGACACTTCCTATTACATCCGTTACAGGGGCGCCGTGTACGCCGACTCGGGCAATTTCGAGCGCTGCATCCGCTTGTGGAAGTACGCCCTGGACATGCAACAGAGCAACCTGGAGCCTCTGAGCCCCATGACCGCCAGCAGCTTCCTCTCCTTCGCGGAACTCTTCTCCTACGTGCTTCAGGACCGGGCCGCCAAAGGCAGCTTGGGCACCCAGATCGGCTTTGCAGACCTCATGGGGGTTCTCACCAAAGGGGTCCGGGAAGTGGAACGGGCCCTGCAGCTGCCCAGGGAGCCCGGAGACTCAGCCCAGTTCACCAAGGCGCTGGCCATCATCCTCCACCTGCTCTACCTGCTGGAGAAAGTGGAGTGCACCCCCAGCCAGGAGCACCTGAAGCACCAGACCGTCTACCGCCTGCTCAAGTGCGCACCCAGGGGCAAGAACGGCTTCACCCCTCTGCACATGGCTGTGGACAAGGACACCACAAACGTGGGCCGCTATCCCGTGGGCAGATTCCCCTCCCTGCACGTGGTCAAAGTGCTGCTCGACTGCGGGGCCGACCCGGACAGCAGGGATTTTGACAACAACACCCCGCTACACATAGCAGCCCAGAACAACTGCCCGGCCATCATGAATGCCCTGATCGAAGCAGGGGCCCACATGGACGCCACCAATGCCTTCAAGAAGACGGCCTATGAGCTGCTGGACGAGAAGCTGCTGGCCAGGGGTACCATGCAGCCCTTCAACTACGTGACCCTGCAGTGCCTTGCGGCCCGGGCCCTGGATAAGAACAAGATCCCTTACAAGGGCTTCATCCCAGAAGATCTGGAGGCGTTCATCGAACTGCACTGA
- the TICAM1 gene encoding TIR domain-containing adapter molecule 1 has protein sequence MACTGPSLPSAFDILGAAGQDKLLYLKHKLKTPRPGCQGQDLLHAMVLLKLGQETEARISLEALKADAVARLVARQWAGVDSTEDPEEPPDVSWAVARLYHLLAEEKLCPASLRDVAYQEAVRTLSSRDDHRLGELQDEARNRCGWDIAGDPGSIRTLQSNLGCLPPSSALHSGTRSLPRPIDGVSDWSQGCSLRSTGSPASLASNLEISQSPTVPFLSLHRSPHGPSKLCDDPQASLVPEPVPGGCQEPEEMSWPPSGEIASPPELPSSPPPGLPEVAPDATSTGLPDTPAAPETSTNYPVECTEGSAGPQSLPLPILEPVKNPCSVKDQTPLQLSVEDTTSPNTKPCPPTPTTPETSPPPPPPPPPSSTPCSAHLTPSSLFPSSLESSSEQKFYNFVILHARADEHIALRVREKLEALGVPDGATFCEDFQVPGRGELSCLQDAIDHSAFIILLLTSNFDCRLSLHQVNQAMMSNLTRQGSPDCVIPFLPLESSPAQLSSDTASLLSGLVRLDEHSQIFARKVANTFKPHRLQARKAMWRKEQDTRALREQSQHLDGERMQAAALNAAYSAYLQSYLSYQAQMEQLQVAFGSHMSFGTGAPYGARMPFGGQVPLGAPPPFPTWPGCPQPPPLHAWQAGTPPPPSPQPAAFPQSLPFPQSPAFPTASPTPPQSPGLQPLIIHHAQMVQLGLNNHMWNQRGSQAPEDKTQEAE, from the coding sequence ATGGCCTGCACCGGCCCATCACTTCCTAGCGCCTTCGACATTCTAGGTGCAGCAGGCCAGGACAAGCTCTTGTATCTGAAGCACAAACTGAAGACCCCACGCCCAGGCTGCCAGGGGCAGGACCTCCTGCATGCCATGGTTCTCCTGAAGCTGggccaggaaactgaggccaggatcTCTCTAGAGGCATTGAAGGCCGATGCGGTGGCCCGGCTGGTGGCCCGCCAGTGGGCTGGCGTGGACAGCACTGAGGACCCAGAGGAGCCCCCAGATGTGTCCTGGGCTGTGGCCCGCTTGTACCACCTGCTGGCTGAGGAGAAGCTGTGCCCGGCCTCGCTGCGGGACGTGGCCTACCAGGAAGCCGTCCGCACCCTCAGCTCCAGGGACGACCACCGGCTGGGGGAACTTCAGGATGAGGCCCGAAACCGGTGTGGGTGGGACATTGCTGGGGATCCAGGGAGCATCCGGACGCTCCAGTCCAATCTGGGCTGCCTCCCACCGTCCTCGGCTTTGCACTCTGGGACCAGGAGCCTCCCACGCCCCATTGACGGTGTTTCGGACTGGAGCCAAGGGTGCTCCCTGCGATCCACTGGCAGCCCCGCCTCCCTGGCCAGCAACTTGGAAATCAGCCAGTCCCCCACCGTGCCCTTCCTCAGCCTGCACCGCAGCCCACATGGGCCCAGCAAGCTCTGTGACGACCCCCAGGCCAGCTTGGTGCCCGAGCCTGTCCCCGGTGGCTGCCAGGAGCCTGAGGAGATGAGCTGGCCGCCATCGGGGGAGATTGCCAGCCCCCCAGAGCTGCCAAGCAGCCCACCTCCTGGGCTTCCCGAAGTGGCCCCAGATGCAACCTCCACTGGCCTCCCTGATACCCCCGCAGCTCCAGAAACCAGCACCAACTACCCAGTGGAGTGCACTGAGGGGTCTGCAGGCCCCCAGTCTCTCCCCTTGCCTATTTTGGAGCCGGTCAAAAACCCCTGCTCTGTCAAAGACCAGACGCCACTCCAACTTTCTGTAGAAGATACCACCTCTCCAAACACCAAGCCGTGCCCACCTACTCCCACCACCCCAGAAacatcccctcctcctcctcctcctcctcctccttcatctACCCCTTGTTCAGCTCACCTCACCCCCTCCTCCCTGTTCCCTTCCTCCCTGGAATCATCATCGGAACAGAAATTCTATAACTTTGTGATCCTCCACGCCAGGGCAGACGAACACATCGCCCTGCGGGTTCGGGAGAAGCTAGAGGCCCTTGGCGTGCCCGACGGTGCCACCTTCTGCGAGGATTTCCAGGTGCCGGGGCGCGGGGAGCTGAGCTGCCTGCAGGACGCCATAGACCACTCAGCTTTCATCATCCTACTTCTCACCTCCAACTTCGACTGTCGCCTGAGCCTGCACCAGGTGAACCAAGCCATGATGAGCAACCTCACGCGACAGGGGTCGCCAGACTGTGTCATCCCCTTCCTGCCCCTGGAGAGCTCCCCGGCCCAGCTCAGCTCCGACACGGCCAGCCTGCTCTCCGGGCTGGTGCGGCTGGACGAACACTCCCAGATCTTCGCCAGGAAGGTGGCCAACACCTTCAAGCCCCACAGGCTTCAGGCCCGAAAGGCCATGTGGAGGAAGGAACAGGACACCCGAGCCCTGCGGGAACAGAGCCAACACCTGGACGGTGAGCGGATGCAGGCGGCGGCACTGAACGCAGCCTACTCAGCCTACCTCCAGAGCTACTTGTCCTACCAGGCACAGATGGAGCAGCTCCAGGTGGCTTTTGGGAGCCACATGTCATTTGGGACTGGGGCGCCCTATGGGGCTCGAATGCCCTTTGGGGGCCAGGTGCCCCTGGGAGCCCCGCCACCCTTTCCCACTTGGCCGGGGTGCCCGCAGCCGCCACCCCTGCACGCATGGCAGGCTGGCACCCCCCCACCGCCCTCCCCACAGCCAGCAGCCTTTCCACAGTCACTGCCCTTCCCGCAGTCCCCAGCCTTCCCTACGGCCTCACCCACACCCCCTCAGAGCCCAGGGCTGCAACCCCTCATTATCCACCACGCACAGATGGTACAGCTGGGGCTGAACAACCACATGTGGAACCAGAGAGGGTCCCAGGCGCCCGAGGACAAGACGCAGGAGGCGGAATGA